The DNA window ATCGCGGCGGTTCCTGTCATGGCGTCGCCTTCGAGGTTGCCGAGGCGGACCGCGACGCGGTGATCGCCTACCTCAGGGCGCGCGAGCAGATTTCCATGGTCTATCACGAGGTCGTCCGGCCAGCGCGGCTGGCCAGTGGCGAGACGGTTGGAGCCTTGGTCTACGTCGCCAATCAAGGGCACGAGCAATATGCCGGCGGCCTCGACTTCGAGGAGACGCTCGCCATTATCCGTCAAAGCACCGGCGAGATGGGGCCCAATGCCGACTACGTCACGGCAACGGTCAAGCGCTTGCAGGATATGGGCATCCGCGACCTGGCCCTTGAAAGGGTTGTCGCGGCGCTTGCGGAAGGAGGCAACGGCTCCTCAGGTTGATGTTTGAGGTGCCCTAAGCTCGTCAACGCGCGTGCGCGCCGTCACCGGCAGGTCATCTCCCCGTGTCGCGGCTTCGAGTAGCAACCGATCGCAGGCCGCCTCGATATCGCTCTCCAACTTTTGAAACATGTCGCGCGGCTTGAGGCCGGGTGGGATCGGCTCCAGGAACTCCACGACGATGGTGCCGCGCCGATGCACGCGCGCCTTGCGCGGCCAGACGGTGCCGGCGTTGTGGGCGACCGGCAGCACCGGCACGTCGAGCGACCTGTAGATCTGGGCGATGCCTTGCTTGTAGTCGGGTCGGGCACCGGCTTCGGCGCGCGTTCCCTCCGGAAAGATGATCACCTGGCGTCCCGCGGCGACGGCGGCGCGGGTGCCCTCGATCACCTTTCGCAAGGCGGTGGTTGGGCTGCCGCGATCGATGGCAATGTTGCCGGCAAGTTTCAGCCACCAGCCGAACACGGGGATCCAA is part of the Pleomorphomonas sp. PLEO genome and encodes:
- a CDS encoding lysophospholipid acyltransferase family protein, translated to MLIRSYLYSLAFFSVTAVMAVLGAPFALGGHRGVMIVVKAWTSSLIGLHRLITGTRHEYRHLERIPPGGFILASKHQSTFETLALVPLLADPAFILKRELTWIPVFGWWLKLAGNIAIDRGSPTTALRKVIEGTRAAVAAGRQVIIFPEGTRAEAGARPDYKQGIAQIYRSLDVPVLPVAHNAGTVWPRKARVHRRGTIVVEFLEPIPPGLKPRDMFQKLESDIEAACDRLLLEAATRGDDLPVTARTRVDELRAPQTST
- a CDS encoding gamma-glutamylcyclotransferase; amino-acid sequence: MDASIWVFGYGSLMWNPGFPYLRAVQARMHGVRRALCIRSTHYRGTPENPGLVFGLDRGGSCHGVAFEVAEADRDAVIAYLRAREQISMVYHEVVRPARLASGETVGALVYVANQGHEQYAGGLDFEETLAIIRQSTGEMGPNADYVTATVKRLQDMGIRDLALERVVAALAEGGNGSSG